The proteins below come from a single Cervus elaphus chromosome 4, mCerEla1.1, whole genome shotgun sequence genomic window:
- the LOC122691670 gene encoding 5-hydroxyisourate hydrolase-like isoform X2, with amino-acid sequence MSSGAAQRLQTLQRHVGSQEVGGQISPPPGAKGRGMEPGSSPLTTHVLDTASGLPAQGLYLRLSRLEDRGQQWTELKKSCTDHDGRCPGLLPPGQMKAGTYKLSFDTEGYWQKRGQESFYPYVEAVCTPSAPSARRSFSPSQMRLTSSTCHCC; translated from the exons ATGAGCTCTGGGGCCGCCCAGCGGCTGCAGACACTCCAGCGACACGTGGGCTCCCAGGAGGTAGGGGGACAAATCTCTCCTCCACCTGGGGCTAAG GGCAGAGGCATGGAGCCGGGCAGCAGCCCGCTGACCACACACGTGCTGGACACTGCCTCAGGGCTCCCAGCCCAAGGCCTCTACCTCCGTCTGTCCAGGCTCGAGGACCGTGGCCAGCAGTGGACCGAGCTGAAAAAAAG TTGCACAGATCATGACGGCCGCTGCCCTGGGCTCCTTCCTCCAGGCCAGATGAAGGCGGGCACCTACAAGCTGTCCTTTGACACCGAGGGCTACTGGCAGAAGAGGGGCCAGGAGAGCTTCTACCCATACGTGGAG GCTGTGTGCACTCCCAGTGCCCCCTCTGCCCGCAGGTCGTTTTCACCATCACAAATGAGACTCACAAGTTCCACGTGCCACTGCTGCTGA
- the GAS8 gene encoding dynein regulatory complex subunit 4: MAPKKKGKKGKGKGTPIVDGLAPEDMSKEQVEEHIGRIREELDREREERNYFQLERDKIHTFWEITRRQLEEKKAELRNKDREMEEAEERHQVEIKVYKQKVKHLLYEHQSSLTEMKAEGTVVMKLAQKEHRAQEGTLRRDMRALKVELKEQELANEVMVKNLRLKHTEEITKMRNDFERQVREIEAKYDKKMKMLRDELDLRRKTEIHEVEERKNGQITTLMQRHEEAFTDIKNYYNDITLNNLALINSLKEQMEDMRKKEEHLEKEMTEVAMQNRRLADPLQKAREEMSDMQKKLGGYERDKQILVCTKARLKVTEKELKSLRWEHEVLEQRFIKVQQERDDLYRKFTTAILEVQQKAGFRNLVLERKVQALVAAVEKKEVQLNEVLAASNLDPAALTLVSRKLEDVLESKNSAIKDLQYELARVCKAHNDLLRTYEAKLLAFGVPLDNVGFKPLETAVIGQTLGQGPAGLVGTPT; the protein is encoded by the exons ATG GCGcccaaaaagaaagggaagaaaggcaAAGGCAAAGGCACTCCGATTGTTGATGGGCTGGCTCCGGAGGACATGAGCAAGGAGCAG GTGGAGGAGCACATTGGCCGCATCCGGGAGGAGCTGGACCGCGAGCGAGAGGAGCGCAACTACTTCCAGCTGGAGCGCGACAAGATCCACACTTTCTGGGAGATCACGCGGCGGCAGCTGGAGGAGAAGAAGGCCGAGCTGCGGAACAAAGACCGGGAGATGGAGGAGGCCGAGGAGAGGCACCAGGTGGAGATCAAG gtgtATAAGCAGAAGGTGAAGCACCTGCTCTACGAGCATCAGAGCAGCCTGACGGAGATGAAGGCGGAGGGCACCGTGGTCATGAAGCTGGCGCAGAAGGAGCATCGTGCACAGGAGGGGACGCTGCGCCGGGACATGCGGGCGCTGAAGGTGGAGCTGAAGGAGCAGGAGCTGGCCAACGAGGTGATGGTGAAGAACCTGCGGCTG AAACACACCGAGGAGATCACCAAGATGCGCAACGACTTTGAGAGGCAGGTGCGAG AAATCGAGGCCAAGTATGACAAGAAGATGAAGATGCTTCGGGACGAGCTCGACCTGCGCAGGAAGACGGAGATCCATGAGGTGGAGGAGAGGAAGAATGGCCAGATCACCACGCTGATGCAGCGGCACGAGGAGGCCTTCACCGACATCAAGAACTACTACAATGACATCACCCTCAACAACCTGGCTCTCATCAACTCCCTCAAG GAGCAGATGGAGGACATGCGGAAGAAGGAAGAgcacctggagaaggagatgacggAGGTGGCCATGCAGAACCGGCGCTTGGCGGACCCCCTGCAGAAGGCTCGGGAGGAGATGAGTGACATGCAGAAGAAGCTCGGGGGCTATGAGAGGGACAAGCAGATCCTGGTG TGCACAAAAGCCCGTCTGAAAGTCACTGAGAAGGAGCTGAAGAGCCTGAGGTGGGAGCACGAGGTGCTGGAGCAGCGATTCATCAAG GTGCAGCAGGAGCGGGACGACCTGTACCGGAAGTTCACCACGGCCATCCTGGAGGTGCAGCAGAAGGCGGGCTTCAGGAACCTCGTCCTGGAGCGCAAGGTGCAGGCGCTGGTTGCCGCCGTGGAGAAGAAGGAGGTGCAGTTGAATGAGGTGCTAGCGGCCTCCAACCTGGACCCCGCGGCCCTGACGCTCGTGTCCCGCAAGCTGGAG GACGTTCTGGAATCGAAGAACAGCGCCATCAAGGACCTGCAGTACGAGCTGGCCCGGGTCTGCAAG GCCCACAATGACTTGCTGCGCACGTATGAGGCGAAGCTCCTGGCCTTCGGAGTCCCCCTGGACAACGTGGGTTTCAAGCCCCTGGAGACCGCTGTGATCGGGCAGACGCTGGGACAGGGCCCCGCAGGACTTGTGGGCACCCCAACATAG
- the LOC122691670 gene encoding 5-hydroxyisourate hydrolase-like isoform X1, giving the protein MSSGAAQRLQTLQRHVGSQEVGGQISPPPGAKGRGMEPGSSPLTTHVLDTASGLPAQGLYLRLSRLEDRGQQWTELKKSCTDHDGRCPGLLPPGQMKAGTYKLSFDTEGYWQKRGQESFYPYVEVVFTITNETHKFHVPLLLSPWSYTTYRGS; this is encoded by the exons ATGAGCTCTGGGGCCGCCCAGCGGCTGCAGACACTCCAGCGACACGTGGGCTCCCAGGAGGTAGGGGGACAAATCTCTCCTCCACCTGGGGCTAAG GGCAGAGGCATGGAGCCGGGCAGCAGCCCGCTGACCACACACGTGCTGGACACTGCCTCAGGGCTCCCAGCCCAAGGCCTCTACCTCCGTCTGTCCAGGCTCGAGGACCGTGGCCAGCAGTGGACCGAGCTGAAAAAAAG TTGCACAGATCATGACGGCCGCTGCCCTGGGCTCCTTCCTCCAGGCCAGATGAAGGCGGGCACCTACAAGCTGTCCTTTGACACCGAGGGCTACTGGCAGAAGAGGGGCCAGGAGAGCTTCTACCCATACGTGGAG GTCGTTTTCACCATCACAAATGAGACTCACAAGTTCCACGTGCCACTGCTGCTGAGCCCGTGGTCTTACACCACATACCGAGGGAGCTAG
- the LOC122691664 gene encoding AFG3-like protein 1 isoform X3, which produces MRGQLAGVLQGQEDMLRPHLMNLRADGPGWLGLCMLAEEKPRGQSPGVLSAMVSGVVLGGGEVPHSGSCPHRAILSVPVFSRRSFVIVVNEVDRLEVVNKQFVRVIPAPGTSPEKYAWFSIGSVDTFERNLQTAQWELGIEPPNQTAVVYTTESDGSFLRSLVPTLLLIGIFLYVMRRGPMGAGRGRRGGGLFGIGETIAKIIKDDIGVRFADVAGCEEAKLEIMEFVNFLKNPKQYQDLGAKIPKGALLTGPPGTGKTLLAKATAGEAGVPFITVNGSEFLEMFVGVGPARVRDMFAMARKNAPCILFVDEIDAIGRKRGRGHFGGQSEQENTLNQLLVEMDGFSSTTNVVVLAGTNRPDVLDPALMRPGRFDRQIYIGPPDIKGRSSIFRVHLRPLKLDESLSKDALARKLAALTPGFTGADISNVCNEAALIAARHLSPSVGEKHFEQAIERVIGGLEKKTQVLQPNEKMMVAYHEAGHAVVGWFLEHADPLLKVSIVPRGKGLGYAQCLPREQYLYTREQLFDRMCAMLGGRVAEQLFFGRVTTGAQDDLRKVTQSAYAQIVQFGMSEKLGQVSFDLPRPGEALVEKPFSEATAQLIDEEVRRLIGSAHARTLDLLTRCREQVDKVGRRLLEKEVLERADMVELLGPRPFAEKITYEELVEGTGGLEEDTALPEGLQGWRGGPEEGGLGRPLQESPA; this is translated from the exons ATGAGGGGTCAGCTGGCAGGAGTCTTGCAGGGCCAGGAGGACATGCTGCGCCCTCATCTCATGAACCTGAGAGCTGATGGGCCTGGCTGGCTGGGGCTCTGCATGTTGGCGGAAGAGAAACCAAGGGGGCAGTCGCCTGGAGTTCTGTCTGCCATGGTTTCTGGAGTCGTGTTGGGTGGCGGTGAAGTTCCACATTCAGGATCGTGTCCTCACCGCGCAATCCTGAGTGTTCCAGTGTTTTCCAGAAGGAGCTTTGTCATCGTGGTTAATGAG GTGGATCGGCTGGAAGTCGTGAATAAACAGTTCGTGCGTGTTATTCCTGCCCCTGGGACATCACCTGAG AAGTATGCATGGTTCAGCATTGGCAGTGTGGACACCTTCGAGCGCAACCTGCAGACTGCCCAGTGGGAGCTAGGCATTGAGCCCCCCAATCAGACGGCTGTGGTCTACACCACTGAGAGCGATGG GTCTTTCTTGCGAAGCCTGGTGCCCACCCTTCTCCTGATTGGCATCTTCCTCTATGTCATGAGGAGGGGTCCGATGGGGGCTGGGCGTGGTAGGCGAGGAGGGGGCCTCTTCGGCATTGGTGAGACAATAGCCAAAATCATCAAGGATGACATCGGCGTGCGGTTTGCAGACGTGGCTGGTTGCGAAGAAGCCAAGCTGGAGATCATGGAGTTTGTGAATTTCCTGAAGAACCCCAAACAGTACCAGGACCTTGGGGCCAAAATTCCAAAG GGAGCCCTGCTCACAGGTCCTCCCGGTACCGGCAAGACACTTCTTGCCAAGGCAACCGCGGGGGAGGCTGGTGTGCCCTTCATCACCGTGAATGGGTCTGAGTTCCTGGAGATGTTTGTTGGTGTTGGCCCAGCTCGG GTTCGTGACATGTTTGCAATGGCCCGGAAAAATGCTCCCTGTATCTTGTTCGTTGATGAGATTGATGCAATTGGCCGGAAGCGTGGGCGTGGGCACTTTGGAGGCCAGAGCGAGCAGGAGAATACTCTGAACCAGCTGCTCGTGGAGATGGACG GATTCAGCTCTACCACAAACGTCGTTGTGCTGGCCGGCACCAACCGCCCCGATGTCCTTGATCCAGCCCTGATGCGGCCAGGCCGCTTCGACCGTCAGATTTACATTG GCCCCCCAGACATCAAAGGCAGGTCGTCTATCTTCAGGGTCCACCTGCGTCCACTCAAGTTGGATGAGAGCCTCAGCAAGGATGCCCTGGCGAGGAAGCTTGCAGCCCTCACTCCAGGCTTCACAG GTGCTGATATTTCTAATGTTTGCAACGAAGCTGCCCTGATCGCCGCCCGCCACCTAAGCCCCTCTGTTGGGGAGAAGCACTTCGAGCAGGCCATCGAGAGGGTCATTGGAG GCCTTGAGAAGAAGACACAGGTCCTGCAGCCCAATGAGAAGATGATGGTGGCCTACCACGAGGCTGGCCATGCAGTGGTGGGCTGGTTCCTGGAACACGCAGACCCCCTGCTCAAG GTGTCCATCGTCCCCCGGGGCAAGGGGCTCGGCTATGCCCAGTGCCTGCCCAGGGAGCAGTACCTGTACACGCGGGAGCAGCTCTTTGACCGCATGTGCGCCATGCTGGGCGGCCGCGTGGCTGAGCAGCTGTTCTTCGGGCGGGTCACCACGGGGGCCCAGGACGACCTGAGAAAGGTCACCCAGAGCGCCTATGCCCAG ATCGTGCAGTTCGGGATGAGCGAGAAGTTGGGCCAGGTGTCCTTCGATCTCCCGCGGCCGGGCGAGGCACTGGTGGAGAAGCCGTTCAGCGAGGCCACGGCCCAGCTCATAGACGAGGAGGTGCGGCGGCTCATCGGCTCCGCGCATGCACGCACCCTGGACCTGCTCACCCGCTGCCGCGAGCAGGTGGACAAG GTGGGCAGGCGGCTGCTGGAGAAGGAGGTGCTGGAGCGGGCTGACATGGTGGAGCTGCTCGGGCCACGGCCGTTCGCCGAGAAGATCACCTATGAGGAGCTCGTGGAGGGCACGGGcggcctggaggaggacacggcccTTCCTGAGGGTCTGCAGGGCTGGCGTGGGGGGCCGGAGGAGGGCGGCTTAGGGCGCCCGCTGCAGGAGAGCCCAGCCTAG
- the DBNDD1 gene encoding dysbindin domain-containing protein 1: MEPPEGASPGGLVKEVDVPQAALSTPVPVTGTGSQSPVAEEELGVPIPAPGLLQVTERRQPLSSVSSLEVHFDLLDLTELTDMSDQELAEVFADSDDENVASDSHAGLHPLPRAGCLRSPSWTRTRAEQNREKQPFGDPERQPTIVDTILTVERPKED; encoded by the exons ATGGAGCCCCCGGAGGGCGCCAGCCCGGGAG GTTTAGTTAAGGAGGTCGACGTGCCACAGGCTGCTCTCAGCACCCCCGTCCCTGTCACAGGGACCGGTAGCCAGTCTCCCGTGGCTGAGGAGGAGTTGGGCGTCCCAATACCAGCACCAGGGCTCCTGCAGGTCACGGAAAGGCGGC AGCCGCTGAGCAGCGTCTCCTCCCTGGAGGTGCACTTCGACCTACTGGACCTCACCGAGCTGACTGACATGTCTGACCAGGAGCTGGCCGAGGTCTTTGCAGACTCGGACGACGAGAATGTGGCCAGCGACTCGCATGCAG GCCTACACCCACTGCCCCGAGCCGGCTGTCTGCGCTCACCCTCCTGGACGCGCACCAGGGCAGAGCAGAACCGTGAGAAGCAGCCCTTTGGCGACCCTGAGCGGCAGCCTACCATTGTGGACACGATTCTTACTGTGGAGAGGCCCAAGGAGGACTAG
- the LOC122691670 gene encoding 5-hydroxyisourate hydrolase-like isoform X3 yields the protein MSSGAAQRLQTLQRHVGSQEGRGMEPGSSPLTTHVLDTASGLPAQGLYLRLSRLEDRGQQWTELKKSCTDHDGRCPGLLPPGQMKAGTYKLSFDTEGYWQKRGQESFYPYVEVVFTITNETHKFHVPLLLSPWSYTTYRGS from the exons ATGAGCTCTGGGGCCGCCCAGCGGCTGCAGACACTCCAGCGACACGTGGGCTCCCAGGAG GGCAGAGGCATGGAGCCGGGCAGCAGCCCGCTGACCACACACGTGCTGGACACTGCCTCAGGGCTCCCAGCCCAAGGCCTCTACCTCCGTCTGTCCAGGCTCGAGGACCGTGGCCAGCAGTGGACCGAGCTGAAAAAAAG TTGCACAGATCATGACGGCCGCTGCCCTGGGCTCCTTCCTCCAGGCCAGATGAAGGCGGGCACCTACAAGCTGTCCTTTGACACCGAGGGCTACTGGCAGAAGAGGGGCCAGGAGAGCTTCTACCCATACGTGGAG GTCGTTTTCACCATCACAAATGAGACTCACAAGTTCCACGTGCCACTGCTGCTGAGCCCGTGGTCTTACACCACATACCGAGGGAGCTAG
- the LOC122691670 gene encoding 5-hydroxyisourate hydrolase-like isoform X4 → MEPGSSPLTTHVLDTASGLPAQGLYLRLSRLEDRGQQWTELKKSCTDHDGRCPGLLPPGQMKAGTYKLSFDTEGYWQKRGQESFYPYVEVVFTITNETHKFHVPLLLSPWSYTTYRGS, encoded by the exons ATGGAGCCGGGCAGCAGCCCGCTGACCACACACGTGCTGGACACTGCCTCAGGGCTCCCAGCCCAAGGCCTCTACCTCCGTCTGTCCAGGCTCGAGGACCGTGGCCAGCAGTGGACCGAGCTGAAAAAAAG TTGCACAGATCATGACGGCCGCTGCCCTGGGCTCCTTCCTCCAGGCCAGATGAAGGCGGGCACCTACAAGCTGTCCTTTGACACCGAGGGCTACTGGCAGAAGAGGGGCCAGGAGAGCTTCTACCCATACGTGGAG GTCGTTTTCACCATCACAAATGAGACTCACAAGTTCCACGTGCCACTGCTGCTGAGCCCGTGGTCTTACACCACATACCGAGGGAGCTAG